In uncultured Cohaesibacter sp., a genomic segment contains:
- the fliN gene encoding flagellar motor switch protein FliN, with product MTNSDGPTIGATIDTDRNLDNILGIPVEIQVVLGSASMLVSNLLKLGRGAVIPLDHRVGEPVEVVVNGRVVARGEVVVVEDDNSRFGVSLTEIVGTGNVSKPEAFN from the coding sequence ATGACCAACAGCGATGGTCCGACCATAGGCGCTACCATCGACACGGACCGCAACCTCGACAATATCCTTGGTATTCCAGTGGAGATCCAGGTGGTTCTTGGCTCGGCCTCGATGCTGGTCTCCAACCTGCTCAAGCTTGGCCGTGGTGCGGTGATCCCGCTTGACCACCGGGTCGGCGAGCCGGTCGAGGTCGTGGTCAACGGTCGGGTGGTTGCCCGCGGCGAAGTGGTCGTCGTCGAGGATGACAACTCTCGCTTCGGCGTTTCCCTGACGGAGATTGTCGGAACCGGCAATGTCTCCAAACCCGAAGCCTTCAATTAA
- a CDS encoding ferredoxin, with amino-acid sequence MITDPQVPGSDASASAAALTALRPALFARYMALDTLRYDYPLVLVEGEEVEKPLIPLSQIVDDALRLVAPHGPDGEELRQQVLRLEQRMRDKVTKGAEEKLSELWRISEAELVAESGQSTFGPLDETLERAWGAITVDGRVIGCTEATPGKVLAHVWQAMHHMRARKFRYKVDRLVLKLNDILKSDHIKSDEAHSPEALAQSMGLDGDKSIDFSALSNILHRVRPEDRLPADRVARIRHVLQVLQTQAFFGPGRATFSYPDKAVCYSYVFQSCTEALDAYRDRLPSVIEFTKALAIAEMEAENKYVPALHDAIFESFDESDLTEEQMAFLPPAVVFLRDGVTESVELARAFEALACGLPIKVLIQVDDILGPTSPEPPRNSFGAGNARLASMAMGINNAFVVQCSSAHMVRMQDDLVAAMQYGGPAMFSIYSGATKTVVGVPAYILAAAATECRMFPNFSYDPSAGNDLASRFDLSANPQLDRDWPEHTLQFEDASGRRQEETVRFTLGDFALADARYHRFCQTVEASSWSGDMVPFDERLKASSSATDIKRAFVLGIDRQDQMMRVVVDDKITVAARRCNDAWTKLQELAGINNSHVLAQLAEERRKREALVVELSTEGAQAATTAAKAEPAPETSAPKAETTTAEAESDSAVAEVLDDMPWIETSRCTTCNECRQINDRLFGYNENMQAFIADPDAGTYRQLVDAAEGCQVSIIHPGKPRNPNEPDLEDLMERAKPFL; translated from the coding sequence ATGATCACGGACCCTCAGGTCCCGGGCTCCGATGCTTCCGCCAGCGCGGCAGCATTGACGGCCCTCCGTCCGGCGCTCTTTGCCCGCTATATGGCGCTCGACACCTTGCGCTATGACTATCCGCTGGTTCTGGTCGAGGGGGAGGAGGTTGAAAAGCCGCTCATCCCTCTCAGCCAGATCGTCGATGACGCGTTGCGCCTCGTCGCGCCGCATGGCCCCGACGGCGAGGAGCTGCGCCAGCAGGTTCTGCGCCTTGAACAACGCATGCGTGACAAGGTCACCAAAGGGGCGGAGGAAAAGCTCTCCGAACTCTGGCGGATCAGCGAAGCCGAACTGGTAGCCGAAAGCGGCCAGTCAACTTTCGGTCCGCTCGATGAGACACTGGAACGGGCATGGGGCGCCATCACCGTGGATGGCCGGGTCATAGGTTGCACGGAGGCAACGCCCGGCAAGGTGCTGGCCCATGTATGGCAGGCGATGCATCACATGCGGGCCCGCAAGTTCCGCTACAAGGTCGACCGGCTTGTCCTCAAGCTCAACGACATCCTGAAATCGGATCACATCAAGTCCGACGAGGCCCACAGCCCCGAGGCACTGGCCCAGTCGATGGGCCTTGATGGCGACAAGTCCATCGATTTCAGCGCCCTGTCGAACATCCTGCATCGGGTGCGTCCGGAAGACCGGCTGCCGGCCGATCGGGTGGCACGCATCCGGCATGTGCTACAGGTGCTGCAGACCCAGGCCTTCTTCGGGCCGGGTCGGGCAACCTTCAGCTATCCGGACAAGGCCGTCTGCTACAGCTATGTGTTCCAGAGCTGCACCGAGGCGCTTGATGCCTATCGGGATCGCCTGCCAAGCGTCATCGAATTCACCAAGGCGCTGGCGATTGCCGAAATGGAGGCCGAGAACAAGTATGTTCCCGCGCTGCATGACGCGATCTTCGAGAGTTTTGATGAGAGCGACCTCACCGAAGAACAGATGGCCTTTCTGCCTCCGGCCGTCGTTTTCCTGCGCGATGGCGTGACCGAATCCGTCGAACTGGCCCGGGCCTTTGAGGCTCTTGCCTGCGGGTTGCCGATCAAGGTGCTGATCCAGGTCGATGACATTCTCGGCCCGACCTCGCCCGAGCCTCCCCGCAATTCCTTCGGGGCGGGCAATGCGCGGCTTGCCAGCATGGCCATGGGTATCAACAATGCCTTCGTCGTGCAGTGTTCCAGTGCCCATATGGTCCGCATGCAGGATGATCTGGTTGCCGCCATGCAATATGGCGGGCCAGCGATGTTCAGCATCTACTCGGGTGCCACGAAAACCGTTGTCGGGGTCCCGGCCTATATACTGGCAGCGGCAGCAACCGAATGCCGGATGTTCCCCAATTTCAGCTATGACCCGTCAGCGGGGAATGATCTGGCAAGCCGGTTCGACCTGTCCGCCAACCCGCAGCTGGATCGGGACTGGCCGGAACATACGCTGCAGTTCGAGGATGCCTCGGGGCGGCGCCAGGAGGAGACCGTGCGGTTCACCCTTGGCGACTTTGCTCTGGCCGATGCCCGCTATCACCGCTTCTGCCAGACGGTTGAGGCGAGCAGCTGGAGCGGTGACATGGTGCCGTTCGATGAGAGGCTGAAGGCGTCGAGTTCGGCAACGGACATCAAGCGCGCCTTCGTGCTTGGCATTGACCGTCAGGACCAGATGATGCGGGTTGTGGTTGATGACAAGATCACGGTCGCAGCACGGCGTTGCAATGATGCCTGGACCAAGCTGCAGGAGCTGGCAGGCATCAACAACTCCCATGTGCTGGCCCAACTGGCCGAGGAACGCCGCAAGCGGGAAGCCCTTGTGGTCGAACTCTCGACAGAAGGGGCTCAGGCAGCCACGACCGCAGCAAAGGCGGAACCGGCTCCGGAGACCTCGGCGCCAAAAGCCGAGACGACGACCGCCGAGGCAGAAAGCGATAGCGCCGTTGCGGAAGTGCTCGACGACATGCCGTGGATCGAGACATCACGCTGCACAACCTGCAACGAGTGTCGCCAGATCAACGACCGTCTGTTCGGCTACAATGAAAACATGCAAGCCTTTATCGCCGATCCGGATGCGGGCACCTATCGCCAACTGGTGGATGCGGCCGAGGGCTGTCAGGTCAGCATCATTCATCCGGGCAAACCACGCAACCCGAATGAACCGGACCTTGAAGACCTGATGGAACGGGCAAAGCCGTTTCTCTAG
- a CDS encoding flagellar motor switch protein FliG: protein MAAVPAVANEIQPPEPQLRKFRGVEKVAALILGMGQTNAARVLSHFDSDEIRLITRIAAQLGSINAREMESIIDEFVKQFGEGASLYGSVNEVQKLLTGVLPEDEVSDIIADVAGSSNWSIWDRIANISETAIANYLKKEHPQTAAFILSRSKPTAAAKIMNQLPPEMRNQLMRRMLTIKPIVPEAARDIEKVLHEDFLLNFSGNMQADTFSRMADILNKMERDQMEAALNSLEERQPKAAEALKGLLFTFDDIINLTPRARMAIFDQINTEQIVMALKGTDQGLRQSILSTLASRTRRIIEHELSSGQPAAERDVFAARREITDLALEMAGRGEIDLNPKQEGGAFLQ, encoded by the coding sequence ATGGCGGCCGTGCCTGCTGTTGCAAACGAAATTCAGCCTCCCGAACCCCAGCTGAGAAAGTTCAGAGGCGTTGAAAAGGTTGCTGCCTTGATTCTGGGAATGGGGCAGACCAACGCTGCCCGTGTGCTCTCCCACTTCGACAGTGACGAGATCCGGCTGATCACCCGCATTGCTGCCCAGCTGGGCAGCATCAATGCCCGGGAGATGGAATCCATCATTGATGAATTCGTCAAGCAGTTCGGCGAAGGGGCAAGCCTTTACGGATCTGTCAATGAGGTGCAGAAGCTGCTGACCGGCGTCCTGCCCGAAGATGAGGTATCCGACATCATCGCCGATGTGGCCGGGTCATCGAACTGGTCCATCTGGGACAGGATCGCCAACATCTCCGAGACGGCCATTGCCAACTATCTCAAGAAGGAACACCCCCAGACGGCGGCCTTCATCCTGTCACGCAGCAAGCCGACAGCGGCTGCCAAGATCATGAACCAGCTGCCGCCGGAGATGCGCAACCAGTTGATGCGGCGTATGCTGACGATCAAGCCGATCGTGCCCGAGGCGGCCAGAGACATCGAGAAAGTGCTGCATGAGGACTTCCTGCTCAACTTCTCGGGCAACATGCAGGCGGATACCTTCTCGCGTATGGCCGACATCCTCAACAAGATGGAACGCGACCAGATGGAGGCCGCTCTCAATTCTCTCGAAGAACGCCAGCCGAAGGCGGCCGAAGCCCTCAAGGGTCTGCTGTTCACCTTCGACGACATCATCAATCTCACGCCGCGGGCGCGCATGGCCATCTTCGATCAGATCAACACCGAGCAGATCGTCATGGCCCTCAAGGGAACCGATCAGGGGCTGCGCCAGTCGATTCTCTCGACCTTGGCCAGCCGAACTCGCAGGATCATCGAGCACGAGTTGTCGAGTGGCCAACCTGCAGCCGAGCGCGATGTCTTTGCCGCGAGACGCGAGATCACCGATCTGGCGCTCGAAATGGCCGGACGCGGAGAGATCGATCTCAACCCGAAACAGGAAGGCGGAGCCTTCCTGCAGTAG
- the fliI gene encoding flagellar protein export ATPase FliI → MDRLQGVVRLLQEEHQTVRICGSVTQITPAYFGISGLDKHVHIGDCVELDVMRPAGRGPARAEIIRIDQGKVFAKPYSRHLDVGIGTRVFRMGPIQFCPDNSWKGRVIDALGRPIDGKGMLVPGNRSVHLENDPPSAMERGLVNTPVRTGVRAIDLFTPLCVGQRIGVFAGSGVGKSTLLAMLAKALAFDIVIVALVGERGREVREFISDTLGDALERSIVVVATGDESAMMRRQAPKTAMALAEYFRDQGKSVLMIMDSATRFALASRDVAMASGEPAVARGFAPSVFSDLPHLLERAGPGPAIEESDKPCGTITGVFAVLVDGDDHNDPVSDSIRGILDGHIVLDRSIADQGRYPAINLLSSVSRMANKAWAPNETKLIMKLKGMIARYEETRDLRLLGGYTKGSDVELDHAMELVPRIYDALCQQPGEKIDVKTDPFRALSEALMAQDVRKG, encoded by the coding sequence CTGGATCGCCTGCAGGGCGTTGTGCGCCTGCTGCAGGAAGAGCACCAAACCGTCCGGATCTGTGGTTCCGTCACCCAGATCACCCCGGCCTATTTCGGCATCAGCGGGCTCGACAAGCATGTGCATATCGGGGACTGCGTCGAACTCGACGTCATGCGCCCCGCAGGCAGAGGTCCGGCACGGGCCGAGATCATCCGCATTGATCAGGGCAAGGTGTTTGCCAAACCCTACAGCCGCCATCTCGATGTCGGCATCGGCACCCGCGTTTTCCGCATGGGGCCGATCCAGTTCTGCCCCGACAACAGCTGGAAGGGCCGCGTGATCGACGCGCTCGGCCGCCCGATTGACGGCAAGGGCATGCTGGTGCCGGGCAACAGGAGCGTGCATCTGGAAAATGACCCGCCTTCGGCCATGGAACGCGGCCTTGTCAACACACCGGTGCGCACGGGCGTGCGGGCCATCGACCTGTTTACGCCGCTCTGTGTCGGCCAGAGGATCGGCGTGTTCGCCGGCTCCGGCGTCGGCAAGTCCACCCTCTTGGCGATGCTGGCCAAGGCGCTGGCCTTTGACATCGTCATTGTTGCACTTGTCGGCGAACGCGGACGAGAGGTGCGCGAGTTCATTTCCGACACCCTCGGCGATGCGCTGGAGCGTTCGATTGTCGTGGTCGCAACTGGCGACGAGAGCGCCATGATGCGACGGCAGGCCCCCAAGACGGCGATGGCGTTGGCCGAGTATTTCCGCGATCAGGGCAAATCGGTACTGATGATCATGGATTCGGCGACCCGCTTTGCGCTGGCGTCCCGGGATGTGGCCATGGCCTCAGGTGAACCGGCCGTGGCGCGCGGCTTTGCCCCGAGTGTCTTTTCCGATCTGCCGCATCTGCTGGAACGGGCGGGGCCCGGCCCCGCTATCGAAGAGTCCGACAAGCCCTGCGGGACCATCACCGGCGTTTTCGCCGTGCTGGTCGATGGCGACGATCACAATGACCCGGTCTCTGATTCCATTCGCGGCATTCTGGACGGCCACATTGTTCTGGACCGCTCGATCGCCGATCAGGGCCGCTATCCTGCAATCAACTTGCTGTCCTCGGTCTCGCGCATGGCCAACAAGGCCTGGGCCCCCAATGAGACCAAGCTGATCATGAAACTCAAGGGCATGATTGCCCGCTACGAGGAGACCCGCGATCTACGGCTTCTGGGAGGCTATACCAAGGGGAGCGACGTCGAGCTTGACCACGCCATGGAACTGGTGCCGCGCATCTATGATGCGCTGTGCCAGCAGCCGGGCGAGAAGATCGACGTCAAGACCGATCCGTTCCGCGCCCTGTCCGAAGCCCTGATGGCCCAGGACGTGAGGAAGGGCTGA
- the flhB gene encoding flagellar biosynthesis protein FlhB codes for MSDEDKDSKTEEPTEKKIRDTIEKGNLPLSKEVNAFATFLGLLIILAFAVETQVASLSAALSRILDGTGDIRLENEAQFAQLGSAVGIVVAKFLVAPVCILLVFGLAATWVQHPPQIAFERLRPDFSKLSPGKGLSRMFGVQGWVEFLKALAKLIMLGVVLSIIISSQRQVLVNSMFTDPTLLPEELLSLTIRLVSGICVATVSLVLLDVLWVRGKWRRDIRMSPKEVKDEIKQSEGDPMVKGRMRSLARDRARNRMIASVPQATVVIANPTHFSVALRYEHSVDKAPVVVAKGQDLIALKIRQIAEENGIPVIENVPLARALFAESEVDLPIPPQFFRVVAEILYYVYSADGSNYKTASG; via the coding sequence ATGTCAGACGAAGATAAAGACAGCAAGACAGAAGAGCCGACAGAAAAAAAGATCAGGGACACGATAGAAAAGGGCAACCTTCCTTTGTCCAAGGAGGTGAACGCCTTTGCTACCTTTCTGGGGCTGCTGATCATTCTGGCGTTTGCAGTAGAAACCCAGGTGGCCTCACTTTCGGCGGCCTTGTCACGGATACTTGATGGAACAGGAGACATCCGACTTGAAAACGAAGCGCAATTTGCCCAGCTCGGATCAGCCGTCGGCATCGTGGTGGCCAAGTTTCTTGTCGCTCCGGTTTGCATCCTGCTTGTCTTCGGGCTTGCTGCAACATGGGTTCAGCATCCGCCGCAGATCGCTTTCGAGCGGCTGCGACCCGACTTTTCCAAACTGTCTCCCGGCAAGGGCCTTTCGCGCATGTTCGGGGTTCAGGGTTGGGTCGAATTCCTCAAGGCCCTCGCAAAACTCATCATGCTTGGCGTTGTGCTCAGCATCATCATTTCAAGTCAACGACAGGTTCTGGTGAATAGCATGTTTACAGATCCAACCCTGCTGCCTGAGGAACTCCTCAGCCTCACGATCCGGCTGGTGTCCGGCATCTGTGTTGCAACGGTTTCGCTGGTTCTGCTCGACGTGCTCTGGGTCAGGGGCAAATGGCGCCGCGACATTCGCATGAGCCCCAAGGAAGTGAAGGATGAAATCAAGCAGTCCGAGGGCGATCCCATGGTCAAGGGCCGGATGCGCTCTCTGGCGCGGGATCGTGCCCGCAACCGCATGATTGCATCTGTTCCCCAGGCAACGGTCGTGATCGCCAACCCGACACACTTTTCCGTTGCCTTGCGCTATGAACACAGCGTAGACAAGGCGCCCGTGGTCGTTGCCAAGGGGCAGGATCTCATCGCGCTTAAGATACGTCAAATTGCAGAAGAAAACGGCATTCCGGTGATCGAGAACGTGCCTCTGGCGCGGGCTCTGTTTGCCGAGAGTGAAGTCGATCTGCCTATACCACCACAGTTTTTCCGAGTTGTTGCAGAAATTCTCTACTATGTGTATTCTGCCGACGGCTCGAATTACAAAACAGCTTCGGGCTAG
- a CDS encoding rod-binding protein, with amino-acid sequence MVISIPSDLVMDVVNAADPVERQMATQKLGTAPLQRLHYASAAAADGGNSATDAASFEKHYASLAEPAVLSDASISRYAKGIARTQNPVSEKFVALMLHEMLETMLPRDTEGIYGEGLSGDMWRSMLSEQLGNQMAKSDMLDLASYLGLPDQA; translated from the coding sequence ATGGTTATTTCAATCCCTTCCGATCTGGTGATGGACGTTGTCAATGCGGCCGATCCGGTCGAACGCCAGATGGCAACCCAGAAGCTCGGCACCGCCCCCTTGCAGCGCCTGCACTATGCCAGCGCCGCGGCAGCGGACGGCGGCAACAGCGCAACCGATGCTGCGAGCTTTGAGAAGCACTATGCCAGCCTTGCCGAACCGGCTGTCCTGTCGGATGCCAGCATATCCCGTTATGCCAAAGGCATTGCCAGAACACAGAACCCGGTGAGCGAGAAATTCGTCGCCCTGATGCTGCACGAAATGCTGGAAACCATGCTGCCAAGAGATACCGAAGGCATCTATGGCGAAGGGCTTTCAGGCGACATGTGGCGTTCGATGCTGTCCGAACAGCTCGGCAACCAGATGGCCAAAAGCGACATGCTCGATCTTGCCTCCTATCTCGGCCTGCCCGATCAGGCCTGA
- the flgF gene encoding flagellar basal-body rod protein FlgF has product MPTSNYVSLSSQIALDNRMQSVARNVANINTAGYRGEAVSFSEILADAGSDSISFVSMGQTHISRTKGAITQSGNPLDLAIEGDAWFSFQRGSEVAYTRDGRMQMDSTGRLTTVNGEPILSASGSTIQVDPQGGQLVIQADGEIAQNGHTVDRIGLFEISPDDKLKRYGGSAVVPEGVAFPLQDPAKARVLQGFVEGSNVNPMTEMTRLIMISRAFESAQKVMETSEEAQRGAIRDLGETS; this is encoded by the coding sequence ATGCCGACATCAAACTATGTCTCCCTGTCCTCGCAGATTGCCCTTGATAACCGGATGCAGTCGGTTGCTCGCAATGTCGCCAACATCAACACGGCGGGATATCGCGGTGAAGCGGTGAGCTTCTCCGAAATCCTTGCTGATGCCGGCAGCGATTCCATCAGTTTCGTTTCCATGGGACAGACCCATATTTCGCGCACAAAGGGAGCGATCACCCAATCGGGCAACCCGCTTGATCTGGCGATCGAGGGTGACGCCTGGTTTTCCTTCCAGCGTGGCAGCGAGGTGGCCTACACCCGCGATGGCCGCATGCAGATGGACAGCACGGGCCGCCTGACCACAGTCAATGGCGAACCGATCCTGTCGGCCAGCGGCTCGACAATTCAGGTTGATCCGCAAGGGGGACAGCTGGTCATTCAGGCCGATGGCGAGATTGCCCAGAACGGCCACACCGTCGACCGCATCGGCCTGTTCGAAATCAGCCCGGATGACAAGCTCAAACGCTATGGCGGCTCGGCCGTCGTGCCGGAAGGGGTGGCGTTCCCGTTGCAGGATCCAGCCAAGGCCCGCGTGCTGCAAGGCTTTGTAGAAGGCTCCAACGTCAACCCGATGACGGAAATGACCCGTCTCATCATGATCAGCCGCGCCTTTGAAAGCGCTCAGAAGGTTATGGAGACATCCGAGGAGGCCCAGCGCGGGGCCATTCGTGACCTTGGAGAAACCTCATGA
- a CDS encoding FliM/FliN family flagellar motor switch protein — protein sequence MAQAHHLSPITDRLLDAAGNSIERLPMLPIIFDRMARVFADTMRQRAASPVFVSVSYIGNDRIGDILDENEANALAAVVYTPEWDTRLLIGFDRDFIFSMMEVLFGADGTEPPIDDERPFSNIETRVARSLFMDAIKALEDALKSISNITLKFERIETRMDFAVIGRRNNSAVVGRLLLQAIGRGGEMFVVVPHSALTPLRQNLAQVVSGEGNNRDKAWTQQFQAEIQRTQIKLDAVLEEQTISLDRLADLKVGDVLQLQATPRSKVSLQCNRQPLFSCSMGQSEGSYCLQVEEQIHQKEDILDDILSR from the coding sequence ATGGCCCAGGCTCATCACCTTTCACCGATCACCGATCGGCTGCTGGATGCAGCAGGAAACTCGATTGAACGTCTGCCGATGCTCCCGATCATTTTTGATCGAATGGCACGGGTGTTTGCAGACACAATGCGTCAGCGGGCGGCGTCTCCGGTTTTTGTTTCCGTAAGCTATATCGGCAACGATCGCATCGGCGACATCCTGGACGAAAATGAGGCCAATGCACTGGCTGCGGTCGTCTATACGCCGGAATGGGACACTCGCCTGCTGATCGGCTTTGACCGGGACTTCATCTTCTCGATGATGGAGGTTCTGTTCGGGGCGGATGGCACCGAGCCGCCGATTGATGACGAGCGGCCTTTCTCGAATATCGAGACACGTGTCGCCCGTTCCCTGTTCATGGATGCCATCAAGGCGCTGGAAGATGCCCTGAAGTCGATCTCGAACATCACGTTGAAATTCGAGCGCATCGAAACCCGCATGGACTTTGCCGTGATCGGTCGCCGCAACAACTCGGCGGTCGTCGGTCGCCTGCTGTTGCAGGCCATCGGCCGGGGTGGGGAGATGTTTGTCGTCGTGCCGCATTCCGCCCTGACCCCGTTGCGCCAGAATCTGGCTCAGGTTGTCAGCGGCGAGGGCAACAATCGCGACAAGGCCTGGACCCAGCAGTTCCAGGCGGAAATCCAGCGCACCCAAATCAAGCTCGATGCCGTGCTCGAGGAACAGACCATCTCGCTCGACAGGCTTGCGGATCTCAAGGTTGGCGATGTTCTTCAACTGCAGGCCACCCCGCGTTCCAAAGTTTCGCTGCAATGCAACAGGCAGCCTCTCTTCAGTTGTTCAATGGGCCAGTCCGAGGGTTCCTATTGTCTCCAGGTCGAAGAGCAGATCCACCAGAAAGAGGACATCCTAGATGATATCTTATCTCGCTGA
- a CDS encoding DUF1217 domain-containing protein: protein MTDTYLRVSMLNRDYSKTIETLSQDAQVSRATDNYLEKIRDIKSIDDFLDDYEIYSYAMKAMGLEDMIYAKAYMRKVLEEGISNSDSFANKLTDTRFKEFATVFNFASHGEATTSFEKAQQGIVDKYLEQTLETREGEENTGVQLALYFQKKASSITSSMELLGDRALAEVARTISGIPSEAAGADIDWLSEAISSKIDIDQLSDPDYVDELVQRFSVLYDLENGTTTASVPNVLISSSSIIGMDEDLLLSLQGLQLGGI from the coding sequence ATGACCGATACATATCTGCGCGTCAGCATGCTGAATAGAGATTACAGCAAAACCATCGAGACGCTCAGTCAGGACGCCCAGGTAAGCCGGGCGACCGACAATTATCTTGAGAAGATCCGGGATATCAAATCCATCGATGATTTTCTCGATGATTATGAAATCTACAGCTACGCCATGAAAGCCATGGGCCTTGAAGACATGATCTATGCCAAGGCCTATATGCGCAAGGTGCTCGAAGAGGGCATATCCAACAGCGACTCCTTTGCCAACAAGCTGACGGATACCCGCTTCAAGGAATTCGCCACAGTCTTCAACTTTGCCTCTCACGGCGAAGCCACCACCTCGTTCGAGAAGGCGCAGCAGGGTATCGTCGACAAATATCTGGAGCAGACGTTGGAGACCCGCGAAGGGGAAGAGAACACCGGCGTTCAGCTGGCGCTCTATTTCCAGAAGAAAGCCTCTTCCATCACCTCGTCCATGGAACTGCTCGGCGACAGGGCTTTGGCGGAAGTGGCCCGCACCATCAGCGGCATCCCGTCGGAAGCCGCCGGGGCCGATATCGACTGGCTATCGGAGGCCATATCCAGCAAGATCGATATCGACCAGCTGTCCGATCCGGACTATGTCGATGAACTGGTCCAGCGCTTCTCCGTCCTTTATGATCTGGAGAATGGCACCACGACGGCCAGTGTTCCCAATGTTCTCATTTCCAGCAGCTCGATCATCGGAATGGATGAGGATCTGCTTCTGTCGCTGCAGGGTCTGCAGCTCGGGGGTATCTGA
- the motA gene encoding flagellar motor stator protein MotA gives MSVFLGLAIALASLLGGFAAMGGHVAVLLQPWEFVIVFGIAFGTFVIANPLKVVFDTGRAILEAITNATPRRKEYLDVLGLLYTIMREFRSKGRNEVEPHIENPDDSTIFQQYKSVSDNPALRDFICDYFRILIVSNARPHEIESLMDEELMTRMRDQMKPYLALSLQAESLPAIGIVAAVLGVVKAMGAIDQSPAILGGLIAAALVGTFAGIFCSYAVVGPLANKVKSVREKKGRLYVIVKQTLLAFMNGAAPQIALEHGRKTISEIDRPSIDEVESQTMNVSSIGAGDGTIHEISQKGAA, from the coding sequence TTGAGTGTATTTTTAGGACTTGCCATAGCGCTGGCATCTTTGCTTGGTGGCTTTGCCGCAATGGGGGGGCATGTTGCAGTTCTGCTTCAGCCCTGGGAATTTGTAATCGTATTCGGGATCGCCTTCGGGACGTTTGTCATTGCCAACCCGCTGAAGGTCGTCTTCGATACCGGGCGCGCCATTCTGGAGGCAATCACCAACGCGACGCCGAGACGAAAGGAATATCTCGATGTTCTGGGACTGCTCTATACGATCATGCGGGAGTTTCGCTCCAAGGGGCGCAACGAGGTCGAACCGCATATCGAGAACCCGGACGATTCGACGATCTTCCAGCAGTACAAGTCGGTCTCGGACAATCCGGCCCTGCGTGACTTCATCTGCGACTATTTCCGAATCCTGATTGTTTCCAACGCCAGGCCCCATGAAATCGAGAGCTTGATGGACGAAGAGCTGATGACGCGGATGCGTGATCAGATGAAGCCTTATCTCGCCCTGTCTCTGCAGGCCGAAAGCCTTCCAGCCATAGGCATCGTTGCCGCTGTGCTGGGCGTGGTCAAGGCGATGGGTGCCATCGACCAGAGCCCGGCCATTCTCGGCGGGTTGATAGCGGCTGCTCTGGTGGGAACCTTTGCCGGTATCTTCTGCTCCTATGCCGTGGTCGGGCCGCTGGCCAACAAGGTCAAGTCGGTCCGCGAGAAGAAGGGCCGCCTCTATGTCATCGTCAAGCAGACCCTTCTGGCCTTCATGAACGGAGCCGCCCCGCAGATCGCGCTCGAACACGGTCGCAAGACGATTTCCGAAATCGATCGCCCGAGCATTGACGAAGTGGAAAGCCAGACAATGAATGTGAGCTCCATCGGCGCTGGCGACGGCACCATCCATGAGATTTCGCAAAAGGGAGCTGCATAA